The genomic stretch TTCGCTGCGTGAAAACCGAACTGCTATTCCCGCTCAATGAACCGAAGGCCAAAGTGAGAGAACAGGTCGATCAGCTCGAAAATTACTGTATCGCCTATGGTATTAAAGGCGACCGCTGGACAAAGGGCGATCGGTTCCAATACAGGCGTTTTGTGTCATTGGATGATGATTTTGCGCAGACTGATCAGGAAATCGAAATGGAAAACATGTTGAATGACACCCGCGATTGGATTGTTCCGCCGCTTTTTCAGCTTCAAAAACGCATGAAAAAAGCGAAGACGGTTCAAGAGAAGGCGGAGGCGCTCTATCGTTATTTAGAAGAGACGGATGTGCCGCTGAAGCTGGATCAGGAAAGGCAGCGTGCTGAGGATGACGGCAGAATCATTGAAGCGCAGCAGCATCAGCAGGCGTGGGACGCAGTCATTCAGCTGCTTGAGGAGTTTGTTGAAATGATGGGAGATGATGAGATTTCTCTTGATTTGTTTCAGCAAATGATAGAAGCCGGCGCGGAGTCGCTTACATTTTCTCTAATTCCGCCTGCGCTTGACCAGGTGTTTGTCGGCAATATGGATTTGTCCAGAATGTATGGCACCTCCTGCACCTTTGTGCTCGGGGCAAACGACGGCGTTCTGCCGGCACGCCCTGATGAAAACGGGGTCCTGTCGGATGATGACCGGGAATGGCTGAAAACGATTGGGGTTGAGCTATCCTCAGGCGGACGAGAGCGTTTGCTTGATGAGCACTTCCTCATCTACATGGCGTTTTCAAGTCCGTCTGACCGGCTTTACGTATCGTATCCGATTGCTGATGCGGAAGGAAAAACGCTTTTGCCGTCGATGATCGTTAAGCGGCTGGAAGAACTGTTTCCGCATCATAAGGAGCGCCTGTTAACAAATGAACCTGAACAGGTCAGCGATGAGGAACAGCTGATGTATGTTGTGAATAAAAGCGTGGCACAGTCCTTTACCGCGAGCCAGCTCAGGTTATGGACTCGGGAATACGACATCAGCGACGTCTGGTGGAGCACGTACAATGTGCTGATGAGTGAGCAGGACAGGCTGCAATCGAAAAAGCTGTTCTCAAGCCTGTTTTTCCGGAATGAAGTGAAGCAGCTTGAACGCAGCGTGTCGAGACAGCTCTATGGTGAACGTATTCAGGGCAGTGTATCGAGAATGGAAACCTTTAACGCATGCCCGTTTTCCCATTTTGCGTCACACGGGCTGCATTTGAAGGAACGGCAATTCTTCAAGCTTGAAGCACCGGATATCGGCCAGCTGTTTCATTCCAGCTTAAAGCTGATTTCGGACAGGCTGCGTGAGCAAAAGCTGGATTGGCGCGATTTAACGAAGGAGCAGTGCGAGCTGTTTTCCTATGATGCGGTAGAGCGGCTGGCACCGAAACTGCAAAAGGAAATTCTGCTCAGCTCAAACCGGCATTATTATGTGAAGGAAAAACTGCAAAAAATTGTGACACGTGTGTCCGGCATTTTAAGCGAGCATGCGAAAGCGAGCGGATTCGTACCGATCGGGCTTGAACTGGGCTTTGGAGGAAAAGGGCCGCTTCCGCCGCTGACCTTTCAACTGAAAAACGGCTGTACGATGGAACTCGTCGGGCGAATTGACCGTGTTGATAAGGCTGAAAGCTCAAAAGGCCTGCTCCTCAGGATTGTCGATTATAAATCAAGCGACAAAGGCCTTGACTTAGCGGAAGTATATTACGGATTGGCACTGCAAATGCTGACGTACCTTGATTTATCGATTACACATTCAGCTGACTGGCTCGGGATGAGGGCGACGCCTGCCGGAGTGCTGTATTTCCATATTCATGACCCGATGATTCAATCTAATCTCCCGCTTGGGCTTGACGAGATTGAACAGGAGATCTTTAAGAAATTTAAAATGAAGGGCTTGCTCCTCGGTGATCAGGAAGTGGTTCGCCTCATGGATACAACCCTTCAAGAGGGACGTTCAAATATCATAAACGCCGGCTTGAAAAAAGACGGCTCTCTCAGATCAGACTCAGCAGCAGTCGGTGAAAAGGAATTTGATCTTTTGACAAAGCATGTGCGCCGCACCTTCCAAGAAGCGGGCGAACAAATCACCGACGGGCGCGTATCCATTGAGCCGTACAAAATGAAGAACAAGACGCCGTGCACATACTGTGCGTTCAAATCAGTATGCCAATTTGATGAATCACTGGAAGAAAACGAGTATCGCCCATTAAAGGCTGAAAAGGACAAGACAATACTTGAGTGGATAAAAAAGGAGGCGGATGGCAATGAACATTCCTAAACCGGCAGACAGCACATGGACAGATGACCAATGGAATGCCATTGTTTCAACCGGCCAGGATATTCTTGTGGCAGCGGCTGCGGGCTCTGGTAAAACCGCTGTGCTCGTTGAACGAATGATTCGGAAAATCACCGCGGAGGAAAACCCAATAGATGTAGACCGTCTTCTCGTTGTGACATTTACAAACGCCTCAGCGGCAGAGATGAAGCACCGAATCGCAGAAGCCTTGGAAAAAGAGCTTGTACAGCGCCCCGGCTCGCTGCATATTAGACGCCAGCTGTCTCTTTTAAACCGGGCCAGCATTTCGACGCTCCATTCCTTTTGCCTGCAAGTGCTGAAGAAATATTACTACTTGATCGATCTTGATCCGGGCTTTCGGATAGCTGATCAGACGGAAGGCGAGCTGATCGGGGATGAAGTGCTTGACGAGCTGTTTGAAGACGAATACGCAAAGGGCGAAAAGGCGTTTTTTGAGCTTGTTGACCGCTATACGACAGACCGGCATGATCTGGATCTGCAATTTCTCGTTAAACAGGTGTACGAGTATTCCCGATCCCATCCCAACCCGGAGGCGTGGCTGG from Bacillus subtilis subsp. subtilis str. 168 encodes the following:
- the addB gene encoding ATP-dependent deoxyribonuclease (subunit B) (Evidence 1a: Function from experimental evidences in the studied strain; PubMedId: 7746142, 8387145, 8510642, 8752323, 11544244, 16385024, 16780573, 19542287, 21071401, 22307084, 24670664, 26762979; Product type e : enzyme), whose translation is MGAEFLVGRSGSGKTKLIINSIQDELRRAPFGKPIIFLVPDQMTFLMEYELAKTPDMGGMIRAQVFSFSRLAWRVLQHTGGMSRPFLTSTGVQMLLRKLIEEHKQEFKVYQKASDKSGFTAQVERMLTEFKRYCLEPEDIRRMAESGTASEYRGERVLSEKLHDLSILYQQMEKSLADQYLHSEDYLTLLAEHIPLAEDIKGAHIYVDGFYQFTPQEFRVLEQLMVHAEHITFSLTADKPSYEREPHELELFRMTGKTYYRLHQKAKELNLDITYKELSGTERHTKTPELAHLEAQYEARPAIPYAEKQEALTVMQAANRRAELEGIAREIHALVREKGYRYKDVAILARQPEDYKDMVKEVFADYEIPYFIDGKASMLNHPLIEFIRSSLDVLKGNWRYEAVFRCVKTELLFPLNEPKAKVREQVDQLENYCIAYGIKGDRWTKGDRFQYRRFVSLDDDFAQTDQEIEMENMLNDTRDWIVPPLFQLQKRMKKAKTVQEKAEALYRYLEETDVPLKLDQERQRAEDDGRIIEAQQHQQAWDAVIQLLEEFVEMMGDDEISLDLFQQMIEAGAESLTFSLIPPALDQVFVGNMDLSRMYGTSCTFVLGANDGVLPARPDENGVLSDDDREWLKTIGVELSSGGRERLLDEHFLIYMAFSSPSDRLYVSYPIADAEGKTLLPSMIVKRLEELFPHHKERLLTNEPEQVSDEEQLMYVVNKSVAQSFTASQLRLWTREYDISDVWWSTYNVLMSEQDRLQSKKLFSSLFFRNEVKQLERSVSRQLYGERIQGSVSRMETFNACPFSHFASHGLHLKERQFFKLEAPDIGQLFHSSLKLISDRLREQKLDWRDLTKEQCELFSYDAVERLAPKLQKEILLSSNRHYYVKEKLQKIVTRVSGILSEHAKASGFVPIGLELGFGGKGPLPPLTFQLKNGCTMELVGRIDRVDKAESSKGLLLRIVDYKSSDKGLDLAEVYYGLALQMLTYLDLSITHSADWLGMRATPAGVLYFHIHDPMIQSNLPLGLDEIEQEIFKKFKMKGLLLGDQEVVRLMDTTLQEGRSNIINAGLKKDGSLRSDSAAVGEKEFDLLTKHVRRTFQEAGEQITDGRVSIEPYKMKNKTPCTYCAFKSVCQFDESLEENEYRPLKAEKDKTILEWIKKEADGNEHS